The following are encoded in a window of Sulfitobacter sp. S190 genomic DNA:
- a CDS encoding glutathione S-transferase family protein, producing the protein MIRLHHCPQTRSMRSLWLLHELGIPFEVITYPFDKTLRSEAFLALNPAGRVPALELDGTVLFETGAITEILCERFSPDTLGRASDHGERAQWLVWVHFAETISQHSAALTQQHVALREDHMRSPIVMKLEAARIAKCYAALETRLQGREYLLDGGFSAADVSVGQAVYMARHFARVPAASALERWYARISARPAFLASLPGGAALFKQAFFEPWPLD; encoded by the coding sequence ATGATCCGTCTGCACCATTGCCCGCAAACCCGCTCAATGCGCAGCCTGTGGCTGCTGCACGAACTAGGCATCCCGTTCGAGGTGATCACCTATCCGTTTGACAAGACCTTGAGGAGCGAGGCCTTTCTTGCGCTGAACCCGGCGGGCCGGGTGCCGGCGCTGGAGCTGGATGGCACGGTGCTGTTCGAAACCGGCGCGATCACGGAAATTTTGTGTGAACGGTTCTCGCCCGATACTCTGGGCCGCGCGTCGGATCATGGGGAGCGGGCGCAATGGCTCGTTTGGGTGCATTTCGCCGAAACCATCAGCCAGCACAGTGCGGCGCTGACCCAGCAGCATGTGGCCCTGCGCGAGGATCACATGCGCAGCCCCATCGTGATGAAGCTGGAGGCCGCGCGGATCGCCAAATGCTATGCCGCTTTGGAAACACGGCTGCAGGGGCGCGAATATCTGCTGGATGGGGGATTTTCGGCGGCGGATGTATCGGTCGGGCAGGCCGTCTATATGGCGCGCCATTTCGCGCGGGTCCCCGCCGCTTCGGCGCTTGAGCGCTGGTATGCGCGGATCAGCGCACGGCCTGCGTTTCTTGCGTCGCTTCCGGGCGGAGCCGCGCTTTTCAAGCAGGCGTTCTTTGAGCCATGGCCGCTTGACTAG
- a CDS encoding biotin carboxylase N-terminal domain-containing protein, whose protein sequence is MFETILIANRGEIACRVMQTAQALGVRCVAVFSDADRDAKHVQMADAAVHIGGNAPAQSYLLGNRIIEAAHQTGAQAIHPGYGFLSENPDFVEAVEAAGLTFIGPSADAIRAMGLKDAAKALMVEAGVPVVPGYHGSDQSDGLLAREADAIGYPVLIKAVAGGGGKGMRLVERSADFAAALESARSEALTAFGNADVLVEKFVSQPRHIEVQVFGDGTSAVHLFERDCSLQRRHQKVIEEAPAPGMTVQMREAMGAAAVRAAQAIGYKGAGTVEFIVDGSDGLRPDGFFFMEMNTRLQVEHPVTEAITGVDLVEWQLRVAAGEALPLAQDALQIDGHAFEARLYAEDVPKGFLPATGTLSHLSFDAQARADSGVRAGDVISPFYDPMIAKVVVHGPTRDVALSRLRQALARTEVAGTVTNLAFLGALARHDGFAAGDVDTGLIARDLDALTAVPPVAPRHAALAGMAALGVLEPSNDAGFTLWQPLLQQVTLAWDGEEHIVKVETLGPDAQDWHVGADKVAARRIGGRWYLDGAPAAAVSVAGSTVTVFEHFGMVFEHIDPLARATAAAGDGNLIEAPMPGLVRSLDAQVGAEVKAGDRLAVLEAMKMEHSLLAARDGTVAEVLATAGDQVEAGAALVRLEPQE, encoded by the coding sequence ATGTTCGAGACGATCCTGATAGCCAATCGTGGCGAGATTGCGTGTCGTGTGATGCAGACGGCCCAGGCGCTGGGCGTGCGGTGTGTTGCGGTGTTCTCCGACGCCGACCGGGACGCGAAGCACGTGCAGATGGCGGATGCCGCGGTCCATATCGGGGGCAACGCGCCTGCGCAGAGTTATTTGCTGGGGAACCGGATTATCGAGGCGGCGCATCAGACGGGTGCGCAGGCCATTCACCCCGGTTACGGCTTTCTGTCGGAGAACCCCGATTTCGTCGAGGCGGTCGAGGCCGCTGGTCTGACGTTCATCGGACCGTCCGCCGACGCGATCCGCGCGATGGGGCTGAAGGATGCCGCGAAGGCGCTGATGGTCGAGGCAGGAGTGCCGGTGGTTCCGGGATACCACGGATCGGATCAGTCCGACGGGCTTCTGGCCCGCGAGGCGGACGCCATCGGGTATCCGGTGCTGATCAAGGCCGTTGCCGGTGGGGGCGGCAAGGGGATGCGTCTGGTCGAGCGGTCTGCGGACTTCGCCGCGGCATTGGAAAGTGCGCGGTCGGAGGCGCTTACGGCCTTTGGCAATGCGGATGTACTTGTCGAGAAGTTTGTCAGTCAGCCCCGCCATATCGAAGTGCAGGTTTTCGGAGACGGCACGTCGGCCGTCCACCTGTTCGAGCGCGACTGTTCGCTGCAGCGGCGTCACCAGAAGGTCATCGAGGAAGCGCCAGCCCCCGGCATGACAGTGCAGATGCGGGAGGCCATGGGCGCGGCCGCGGTGCGCGCAGCGCAAGCTATCGGGTACAAGGGGGCAGGGACCGTCGAATTCATCGTGGACGGGTCGGACGGGCTGCGCCCTGACGGTTTTTTCTTCATGGAAATGAATACCCGGCTGCAGGTAGAGCATCCCGTGACGGAAGCGATCACCGGGGTCGATCTGGTGGAATGGCAACTGCGCGTAGCCGCCGGGGAGGCATTGCCGCTCGCCCAGGATGCGCTGCAGATCGACGGGCACGCCTTTGAGGCGCGTCTTTATGCCGAAGACGTGCCAAAGGGTTTTTTGCCCGCCACGGGGACGCTGAGCCATTTGTCATTCGATGCGCAGGCGCGCGCCGATAGTGGCGTGCGGGCGGGCGATGTGATCAGCCCATTCTACGACCCCATGATTGCAAAAGTTGTCGTGCACGGGCCCACCCGCGATGTCGCCCTGTCGCGTCTGCGGCAGGCGCTCGCACGGACGGAGGTGGCGGGCACGGTGACGAACCTGGCATTTCTGGGGGCCCTGGCGCGCCACGACGGGTTCGCCGCCGGTGATGTGGACACGGGTCTGATTGCGCGCGATCTGGATGCGCTCACGGCGGTGCCGCCGGTTGCACCGCGGCACGCAGCGCTGGCCGGAATGGCGGCGCTTGGTGTGCTCGAGCCGTCAAACGATGCGGGCTTCACGCTGTGGCAGCCGCTTTTGCAGCAGGTCACGCTTGCGTGGGACGGGGAGGAGCACATTGTGAAGGTGGAGACGCTTGGGCCGGATGCGCAGGACTGGCATGTGGGGGCAGACAAGGTGGCGGCGCGCCGGATCGGGGGGCGCTGGTATCTGGATGGCGCGCCCGCCGCGGCCGTGTCTGTGGCGGGATCGACGGTGACGGTCTTCGAGCATTTCGGCATGGTGTTTGAGCATATTGACCCGCTTGCCCGCGCCACGGCGGCGGCAGGGGATGGCAATCTGATCGAGGCGCCGATGCCAGGGCTTGTCCGGTCGCTTGACGCGCAGGTCGGCGCCGAGGTGAAGGCAGGCGACAGGCTCGCCGTCCTGGAGGCGATGAAGATGGAGCACAGCCTGCTGGCGGCCCGTGACGGGACCGTCGCCGAAGTGCTGGCCACCGCGGGGGATCAGGTCGAAGCGGGTGCTGCGCTCGTCCGGCTGGAGCCGCAGGAATGA
- a CDS encoding NADH-quinone oxidoreductase subunit D — protein MDGSKFDDGSVDAQSGEQKIRNFNINFGPQHPAAHGVLRLVLELDGEVVERCDPHIGLLHRGTEKLMESRTYLQNLPYFDRLDYVSPMNQEHAWCLAIERLTGVEVPRRAQLIRILYSEIGRILSHLLNVTTQAMDVGALTPPLWGFEEREELMIFYERACGARLHAAYFRPGGVHQDLPAGLLDDIESWAEKFLTGFMVDIDGLLTENRIFKQRNADIGIVTEEDIQNWGFSGVMVRGSGLAWDLRRSQPYECYDEFDFQIPVGKNGDCYDRYLVRMEEMRQSTYIIQQAIEKLRAPEGQGDVLARGKITPPKRSDMKTSMESLIHHFKLYTEGFHVPEGEVYAAVEAPKGEFGVYLVADGTNKPYRAKLRAPGYLHLQAMDYMSKGHQLADVAAIIGTMDVVFGEIDR, from the coding sequence ATGGACGGCTCCAAATTTGACGACGGCAGTGTTGACGCACAGTCCGGCGAACAGAAAATCCGTAACTTCAACATCAACTTCGGGCCCCAGCACCCGGCGGCCCACGGGGTGTTGCGCCTGGTGCTGGAACTGGACGGCGAGGTGGTCGAACGGTGCGATCCGCACATCGGCCTGCTGCACCGCGGTACCGAAAAGCTGATGGAAAGCCGCACCTATCTGCAAAACCTGCCCTATTTCGACAGGCTCGATTACGTCTCGCCGATGAACCAGGAACATGCCTGGTGCCTTGCCATCGAACGGCTCACCGGGGTCGAAGTGCCGCGCCGCGCGCAGCTGATCCGCATCCTTTATTCCGAAATCGGCCGCATCCTCAGCCATCTGCTGAATGTCACGACACAGGCGATGGACGTCGGCGCGCTCACCCCGCCGCTGTGGGGCTTCGAAGAACGCGAAGAACTGATGATCTTCTACGAACGGGCCTGCGGCGCGCGTCTGCACGCGGCCTACTTCCGGCCCGGCGGCGTCCATCAGGATTTGCCCGCAGGTCTGTTGGACGACATTGAATCCTGGGCCGAAAAGTTCCTCACAGGTTTCATGGTCGATATCGACGGGTTGCTGACGGAAAACCGGATCTTCAAACAACGCAACGCCGACATCGGTATCGTCACCGAGGAAGACATCCAGAATTGGGGTTTTTCCGGCGTGATGGTGCGTGGCTCGGGGCTGGCATGGGATCTGCGCCGGTCGCAGCCCTACGAATGCTACGATGAATTCGACTTCCAGATACCCGTGGGCAAGAACGGCGACTGCTACGATCGCTACCTCGTCCGGATGGAAGAGATGCGCCAGTCGACGTATATCATCCAGCAAGCCATCGAAAAGCTGCGCGCACCGGAAGGTCAGGGCGATGTGCTCGCGCGGGGCAAGATCACACCGCCCAAACGGTCCGATATGAAAACCTCGATGGAAAGCCTGATCCACCATTTCAAGCTCTACACCGAAGGCTTCCATGTTCCCGAAGGCGAAGTCTATGCCGCGGTCGAAGCGCCCAAGGGTGAATTCGGCGTCTATCTGGTGGCGGACGGGACCAACAAACCCTACCGCGCAAAACTGCGGGCGCCGGGGTATCTGCACCTGCAGGCAATGGACTATATGTCCAAGGGCCACCAGCTCGCCGATGTGGCCGCAATCATCGGCACGATGGATGTGGTCTTCGGAGAAATCGACCGATGA
- a CDS encoding NAD(P)-dependent oxidoreductase: MRIVFTGGSGKAGKHAIAYLKARGHVVLNVDLTAVDLPGVQTRIADMTDAGQMHDVMHSYAGLDELGTGNGPQPFDAVVHFAAVPRILIHPDNETFRINTVGTYNVIDAALKAGIRKIVFASSETTYGVCFADGHRLPDYLPVDEDHPTVPEDSYAMSKVCNEATARSFQARTHADIYGLRINNVIEPHEYKEIFPRFVEDPSLRERNIFGYIDARDLGHMVDCCLRTDGLGYEIFNVANPDLSVDMTTQALCAQFYPDVPVREELEVHQTVYAIDRARRLVGFAPQHDWRSELAKG, from the coding sequence ATGCGTATTGTGTTTACCGGTGGCAGCGGCAAGGCAGGCAAACATGCGATTGCCTATCTAAAGGCGCGCGGCCACGTCGTTCTCAATGTCGACCTGACAGCCGTCGATCTGCCCGGTGTGCAGACCCGGATCGCCGATATGACCGACGCGGGCCAGATGCACGATGTGATGCACAGCTATGCGGGTCTGGACGAGCTGGGCACCGGCAACGGGCCGCAACCCTTTGATGCGGTGGTGCATTTCGCCGCCGTTCCGCGCATATTGATACACCCCGATAACGAGACTTTTCGCATAAATACGGTCGGCACCTACAATGTCATCGACGCCGCGTTGAAAGCCGGCATTCGCAAGATCGTCTTTGCCTCGTCAGAGACGACATATGGCGTCTGCTTTGCCGACGGCCACCGTTTGCCCGATTACCTGCCCGTCGACGAAGATCATCCGACGGTCCCAGAAGACAGCTATGCGATGTCCAAGGTCTGCAACGAGGCGACAGCGCGCAGTTTTCAGGCACGCACCCATGCGGATATCTACGGGTTGCGCATCAACAACGTCATCGAACCCCACGAATACAAAGAGATATTTCCGCGTTTCGTCGAAGACCCCTCTCTGAGAGAGCGCAATATCTTCGGCTATATCGACGCCCGCGATCTGGGTCACATGGTCGATTGTTGTTTGCGGACCGACGGGTTGGGATACGAGATTTTCAACGTGGCAAATCCGGATTTGTCGGTCGATATGACGACACAGGCGCTCTGCGCGCAGTTCTATCCGGATGTACCGGTGCGGGAGGAATTGGAAGTCCATCAGACCGTCTATGCCATCGACCGCGCACGGCGTCTCGTCGGTTTTGCACCGCAACATGATTGGCGATCGGAACTGGCCAAAGGGTAG
- a CDS encoding NADH-quinone oxidoreductase subunit A — protein MDDMLREYLPILVFLAVAIGLGLVLILAAVVVAVRNPDPEKVSAYECGFNAFDDARMKFDVRFYLVSILFIIFDLEIAFLFPWAVAFKDISMVGFWSMMVFLGVLTAGFAYEWKKGALEWQ, from the coding sequence TTGGACGATATGCTGCGGGAATATCTGCCCATCCTTGTTTTTCTGGCTGTTGCCATCGGTTTGGGCCTTGTTTTGATCCTTGCGGCGGTCGTGGTCGCGGTGCGCAACCCCGATCCCGAGAAAGTGTCGGCCTACGAATGTGGCTTCAACGCATTTGACGATGCGCGCATGAAATTCGACGTGCGATTCTATCTGGTGTCGATCCTGTTCATCATCTTCGATCTGGAAATCGCGTTTCTGTTCCCGTGGGCCGTCGCGTTCAAGGACATCAGCATGGTCGGCTTCTGGTCGATGATGGTGTTTCTGGGCGTTCTGACAGCCGGGTTCGCCTACGAATGGAAGAAAGGGGCACTGGAATGGCAGTAA
- a CDS encoding NADH-quinone oxidoreductase subunit C → MSDALNELGAYVEAKRPDCVLAWDVTHGELNLNVTLANIAGLIEFLKSDATCRFSSLVDITAVDYPGRAKRFDVVYHLLSMYQNHRIRLRVAVREQDMVPSLTGVHPSANWFEREVFDMFGILFSGHPDLRRLLTDYGFRGHPLRKDFPTTGYTEVRYDEAEKRVVYEPVSLVQEYRQFDFMSPWEGADYILPGDEKESAK, encoded by the coding sequence ATGAGTGACGCATTGAATGAATTGGGCGCCTACGTCGAGGCCAAGCGCCCTGACTGCGTTCTGGCCTGGGATGTGACACACGGAGAGCTGAACCTCAACGTGACGCTGGCAAATATCGCCGGTCTGATCGAGTTTCTCAAAAGCGATGCAACCTGCCGGTTCTCGTCTCTCGTCGACATCACGGCGGTGGATTATCCCGGACGCGCGAAACGCTTCGACGTCGTCTACCATCTGCTCAGCATGTACCAGAACCACCGCATCCGCCTGCGCGTTGCAGTGCGCGAACAGGACATGGTGCCGTCGCTGACGGGCGTGCACCCCTCGGCCAACTGGTTCGAACGCGAAGTCTTCGACATGTTCGGCATCCTGTTCTCGGGCCATCCCGATCTGCGGCGCCTGCTGACCGACTACGGCTTTCGCGGCCACCCGCTGCGCAAGGACTTCCCCACAACAGGCTATACCGAGGTCCGCTACGACGAGGCGGAAAAGCGGGTTGTCTATGAGCCGGTAAGCCTTGTGCAGGAATACCGCCAGTTCGATTTCATGTCGCCCTGGGAAGGGGCCGACTATATCCTGCCTGGCGACGAAAAGGAGAGTGCGAAATGA
- a CDS encoding hydroxymethylglutaryl-CoA lyase: MSMGPVEIFEVGPRDGLQNEKGEIAVADKVALVDCLSGAGFRRIECASFVSPKWVPQMAGSAQVLEGIKRAEGVRYAALTPNMQGYEEAIAAKADEIAVFASASEGFSRKNINASIEESIARFEPILEQARHVDLPVRGYVSCVIECPYDGAISPEQVAQVADRLFAMGCYEVSLGDTIGAGTPDSIARMLLAVRDVVPVGRLAGHYHDTGGRAIENIDASLSLGVRVFDAAVGGLGGCPFAPGASGNVATEEVAAHLTALGYETGLDPDQVAKAADMARAMRG, from the coding sequence ATGTCGATGGGACCGGTTGAGATATTCGAGGTGGGCCCGCGCGACGGCTTGCAGAACGAAAAAGGCGAAATCGCCGTGGCGGACAAGGTGGCGCTTGTCGATTGTTTGAGCGGTGCAGGGTTCCGCCGGATTGAATGCGCGAGCTTTGTGTCGCCCAAATGGGTGCCGCAGATGGCAGGGTCGGCGCAGGTGCTCGAAGGTATCAAACGGGCGGAGGGGGTGCGGTATGCTGCGCTCACTCCCAACATGCAGGGCTATGAAGAAGCGATCGCGGCGAAGGCAGATGAAATTGCCGTGTTTGCCTCGGCCTCCGAAGGGTTCAGCCGCAAGAATATAAACGCCTCGATCGAAGAAAGCATTGCCCGGTTCGAACCTATTCTGGAACAGGCCCGCCATGTCGATCTGCCGGTGCGCGGCTACGTGTCCTGCGTGATCGAATGCCCCTATGACGGGGCGATATCTCCCGAACAGGTCGCACAGGTCGCCGACAGGCTTTTTGCGATGGGCTGCTATGAGGTGTCGCTTGGCGATACGATCGGCGCAGGTACGCCAGACAGCATCGCGCGCATGCTGCTGGCCGTGCGTGACGTGGTGCCTGTGGGCCGTCTGGCGGGACATTACCATGACACCGGCGGCCGCGCGATCGAGAATATCGATGCGTCGCTCAGCCTTGGTGTGCGGGTGTTTGACGCCGCGGTGGGTGGTCTGGGGGGCTGTCCTTTCGCGCCGGGTGCCTCGGGCAATGTTGCTACCGAAGAGGTGGCCGCGCATCTGACCGCGCTGGGCTACGAGACAGGGCTCGATCCCGATCAGGTGGCCAAGGCCGCCGACATGGCCCGCGCGATGCGCGGCTAA
- a CDS encoding NADH-quinone oxidoreductase subunit E, translating to MLRRLHPDQPESFAFTAANQAWAEGQITKFPEGRQASAIIPLLWRAQEQEGWLSRPAIEHVAEMLGLAYIRALEVATFYFMFQLQPVGSVAHIQVCGTTSCMICGAEDLIGICRDRIAPNPHQLSADGKFSWEEVECLGACSNAPMAQIGKDYYEDLTAERFTEMLDQLAAGDVPVPGPQNGRYASEPLSGLTSLTEYDSGKTQYNASAQLATDIGDTVKRIDGTEVPLLMPWQGKAANTGKKPPAKKAARDDMMPPDGPDGNQGGRLAGAPAAPRNTGVSSDMSGETTGEADGATAAARPDPEKVAPKPKKAVKAQSGVPAAGPGKKPRTMKAPRKSGADDLKMIRGVGPKLERMLNDMGFFHFDQIAKWGQDELAWVDQNLEGFKGRASRDEWVDQADKLARGEQTAFSAKARDDGRYGG from the coding sequence ATGCTACGCCGCCTACATCCTGACCAACCCGAAAGCTTTGCGTTCACCGCCGCCAACCAGGCATGGGCCGAAGGCCAGATCACCAAGTTCCCCGAGGGCCGTCAGGCCAGCGCGATCATCCCGCTGTTGTGGCGCGCGCAGGAACAGGAAGGCTGGCTCAGCCGGCCGGCGATCGAACATGTCGCCGAAATGCTGGGGCTGGCCTATATCCGGGCACTTGAGGTGGCGACATTCTACTTCATGTTCCAGCTGCAACCGGTTGGTTCCGTGGCACATATTCAGGTTTGCGGCACAACGTCTTGCATGATTTGCGGCGCCGAGGATCTGATCGGCATCTGCCGCGACCGCATCGCGCCCAACCCGCATCAATTGTCCGCGGATGGCAAATTCTCGTGGGAAGAGGTCGAATGCCTTGGTGCGTGTTCCAACGCGCCCATGGCCCAGATCGGCAAGGACTACTACGAAGACCTGACCGCCGAGCGGTTTACAGAAATGCTCGATCAGCTGGCCGCAGGCGATGTGCCGGTCCCCGGTCCGCAAAACGGGCGCTACGCCTCCGAGCCCCTGTCGGGGCTGACGTCGCTGACGGAATACGACAGCGGCAAGACCCAGTATAACGCCTCCGCCCAGTTGGCGACGGACATCGGCGATACGGTCAAACGCATCGACGGGACGGAAGTGCCGCTGCTGATGCCGTGGCAGGGCAAGGCCGCAAATACCGGCAAGAAACCTCCCGCCAAGAAAGCGGCGCGTGACGACATGATGCCGCCGGATGGGCCGGACGGCAATCAGGGCGGCAGGCTCGCGGGTGCGCCGGCCGCGCCGCGCAACACCGGCGTCAGCTCGGACATGTCCGGCGAAACAACCGGAGAAGCAGACGGCGCCACCGCAGCCGCGCGCCCCGATCCCGAAAAAGTGGCCCCCAAACCGAAAAAAGCGGTCAAGGCTCAGTCCGGCGTGCCCGCCGCGGGTCCCGGTAAAAAGCCCCGCACGATGAAGGCGCCGCGCAAATCGGGGGCCGATGATCTCAAGATGATCCGCGGTGTCGGTCCCAAGCTGGAGCGCATGCTCAACGACATGGGATTTTTCCATTTTGACCAAATCGCAAAATGGGGCCAAGATGAACTTGCCTGGGTGGATCAGAACCTTGAGGGTTTCAAGGGACGGGCCAGCCGTGACGAATGGGTCGATCAGGCAGACAAACTTGCGCGGGGTGAGCAGACGGCTTTTTCCGCTAAAGCCCGCGATGACGGGCGTTACGGCGGATAG
- a CDS encoding crotonase/enoyl-CoA hydratase family protein, whose amino-acid sequence MYETITQQTDARGVATLTLNRPEKHNAMSAQMLEELTKAAAQLGGDDAVRVVVLTGAGRSFCAGGDLGWMREQMGMDAQTRAKEAGKLATMLGALNRLPKPLIGKLQGNAFGGGVGMASVCDVAIGVDTLRMGLTETRLGIIPATIGPYVIARMGEGRARRVFMSGRLFGASEAVDLGLLARCVPEDDLDAAVDAEIDPYLSCAPGAVAAAKQLAQDLGGAASKEAVALSIAALAERWETEEASEGISAFFEKRPAVWMQKD is encoded by the coding sequence ATGTACGAAACAATCACGCAGCAGACCGATGCCCGCGGGGTCGCGACCCTGACGCTGAACCGCCCTGAAAAGCACAACGCGATGAGTGCGCAGATGCTGGAGGAGCTGACCAAGGCGGCGGCACAGCTCGGTGGGGATGACGCCGTGCGTGTTGTGGTGCTGACCGGAGCAGGGCGCAGTTTCTGCGCGGGTGGCGATCTGGGTTGGATGCGCGAGCAGATGGGCATGGATGCGCAGACCCGCGCCAAGGAGGCAGGCAAACTGGCAACGATGCTGGGCGCGCTGAACCGTCTGCCCAAACCATTGATCGGCAAGCTGCAGGGCAATGCCTTCGGCGGCGGTGTCGGCATGGCCAGCGTGTGTGACGTGGCAATCGGTGTGGATACGCTCAGGATGGGGCTGACGGAGACGCGGCTGGGCATTATTCCGGCAACGATCGGGCCATACGTTATTGCACGGATGGGCGAGGGGCGTGCCCGGCGGGTTTTCATGTCGGGGCGTCTGTTCGGGGCATCGGAAGCGGTCGATCTGGGGCTCTTGGCGCGGTGTGTGCCCGAAGACGATCTCGACGCGGCGGTGGACGCGGAAATCGACCCGTATCTGTCATGCGCCCCCGGTGCCGTCGCTGCGGCCAAGCAGTTGGCGCAGGACCTCGGCGGAGCTGCCAGCAAGGAAGCGGTGGCACTGTCGATCGCGGCGCTCGCCGAACGGTGGGAAACGGAGGAGGCATCCGAAGGCATCAGCGCATTTTTTGAAAAACGCCCGGCGGTGTGGATGCAAAAGGACTGA
- a CDS encoding NADH-quinone oxidoreductase subunit B family protein — protein sequence MAVTQTNMPATAGMDRDVATQNLNAALQDKGFLLTSTEDIINWARTGSLHWMTFGLACCAVEMMHTSMPRYDLERFGTAPRASPRQSDLMIVAGTLTNKMAPALRKVYDQMPEPRYVISMGSCANGGGYYHYSYSVVRGCDRIVPVDIYVPGCPPTAEALLYGIMQLQRKIRRTGTIVR from the coding sequence ATGGCAGTAACCCAGACGAATATGCCCGCCACCGCCGGTATGGACCGTGACGTGGCGACGCAAAACCTCAATGCGGCGTTGCAGGACAAAGGCTTCCTGCTGACCTCGACCGAAGATATCATCAACTGGGCGCGCACCGGATCGCTGCACTGGATGACCTTTGGCTTGGCGTGCTGCGCGGTGGAGATGATGCACACCTCGATGCCGCGCTACGACCTGGAGCGTTTCGGCACCGCGCCGCGCGCGTCCCCGCGTCAGTCCGACCTGATGATCGTGGCCGGCACGCTGACGAACAAGATGGCGCCCGCCCTGCGCAAGGTTTACGACCAGATGCCAGAGCCGCGCTACGTGATCTCGATGGGGTCCTGCGCCAACGGTGGCGGGTATTACCACTATAGCTATTCTGTCGTGCGCGGCTGTGACCGCATCGTGCCGGTTGATATCTACGTGCCCGGCTGCCCTCCGACGGCAGAAGCGCTGCTTTACGGGATCATGCAGCTGCAACGCAAGATCCGCCGCACAGGGACAATCGTTCGGTGA
- a CDS encoding fasciclin domain-containing protein, producing the protein MKRRFALKATIAAAALGALTACAPANTGSDIVDIAAADGNFSTLVAAVQAAGLEDTLRGPGPFTVFAPTDAAFAALPAGTVDNLLLPENKDLLTSILTYHVVPGAIQAGDVLGTVQNVATVNGQTIRVDGTGSKFGPSVKVNNAAVTNADILATNGVIHVIDEVLLPD; encoded by the coding sequence ATGAAAAGACGTTTTGCTCTCAAGGCCACAATCGCCGCTGCTGCACTTGGCGCGCTGACCGCCTGCGCACCGGCAAACACAGGTAGCGATATTGTCGATATCGCAGCTGCCGACGGCAACTTCTCCACTCTCGTCGCTGCCGTTCAGGCCGCTGGCCTTGAAGACACACTGCGTGGTCCCGGCCCGTTCACCGTCTTTGCCCCGACTGACGCCGCATTTGCCGCACTGCCAGCCGGCACAGTCGACAATCTGCTGCTGCCCGAAAACAAGGACCTGCTGACAAGCATCCTGACATACCACGTCGTACCCGGTGCCATTCAGGCCGGTGACGTGCTGGGCACGGTGCAGAACGTCGCCACAGTCAACGGTCAGACCATTCGCGTCGACGGCACGGGCTCCAAATTCGGTCCCTCGGTCAAGGTAAACAACGCCGCCGTCACGAATGCCGACATTCTGGCGACAAACGGTGTGATCCACGTGATCGACGAAGTCCTGCTGCCCGATTGA
- a CDS encoding DUF5337 domain-containing protein, which translates to MRDKDDELSRKGRRLALVSVACAFTFMAIEFLGAAYGWPNNVMGLLELGIAAVFLWVMVQSYMLWRQRQRDENG; encoded by the coding sequence ATGCGCGACAAGGACGACGAATTGTCGCGCAAGGGACGGCGGCTGGCACTGGTCTCGGTGGCCTGCGCCTTTACCTTCATGGCAATCGAATTTTTGGGGGCTGCCTACGGGTGGCCCAACAATGTGATGGGCCTGTTGGAACTGGGCATAGCCGCCGTGTTCCTGTGGGTGATGGTACAAAGCTACATGCTCTGGCGACAACGCCAGCGCGATGAGAATGGATGA